Proteins co-encoded in one Periophthalmus magnuspinnatus isolate fPerMag1 chromosome 20, fPerMag1.2.pri, whole genome shotgun sequence genomic window:
- the mettl4 gene encoding N(6)-adenine-specific methyltransferase METTL4: MSVVAQGAWGWVLDPRSLFSQSYSRCIRWTEGGQKTVVTCSFKSQCFQTVQSHVSKKCEAGGVTCTKHDKKRKRKCTKLNQGEIDIKAFHDKVRSVILEGTLALVESARACGYLNTTEEFTQDPVTFPECGLSDLCEMAKQIPLVDMEKQDTSAQALEGSSTFHLDLFSRVTENRSDSAAVVTLLGDEYVIPAQSAFLLSDFTRVQPLVGYGAKFDLVVIDPPWENKSVKRSRRYNALPSSQLKKLPISLLASSDCLVVTWVTNRPSHLRFVCDELYPHWGVEVMAEWLWVKVTTSGQFVFPLDSEHKKPYEILVLGRFISTVNRSEGSSSESISIEDHRLIVSVPSTLHSQKPQLSELLKPYIRPNAKCLELFARNLHPGWTSWGNEVLKFQHASYFTMTPADDDVNYP; encoded by the exons ATGTCCGTGGTGGCCCAGGGCGCTTGGGGCTGGGTGTTGGATCCGCGCTCCCTCTTCTCTCAGAGCTACTCCCGCTGCATCCGATGGACAGAAGGAGGACAGAAGACAGTCGTCACGTGTAGCTTTAAAAGTCAGTGTTTTCAAACTGTGCAAAGTCATGTGAGCAAGAAATGTGAAGCTGGGGGCGTGACCTGCACTAAACACGATAAG AAGAGGAAGCGGAAATGCACAAAACTCAACCAAGGGGAAATTGATATCAAAGCTTTTCATGATAAG GTTAGGTCGGTTATACTGGAGGGCACTCTAGCTTTGGTGGAGTCAGCCAGAGCATGTGGCTATCTGAACACCACTGAAGAATTTACACAAGATCCTGTTACTTTCCCTGAATGTGGCCTAAGTGATCTGTGTGAAATGGCTAAACAGATCCCTCTTGTGGACATGGAGAAACAGGACACTAGTGCTCAGGCACTTGAAGGAAGCTCTACATTTCATCTGGATTTGTTCTCACGGGTGACAGAGAACAGGTCAGACTCTGCTGCGGTGGTGACCCTGTTGGGAGATGAATATGTGATACCAGCCCAGTCGGCTTTCCTGCTTTCAGACTTTACCAGAGTTCAACCACTTGTGGGCT ATGGAGCAAAGTTTGACTTAGTAGTCATTGATCCACCATGGGAAAACAAATCTGTTAAAAGAAGTAGGAG GTACAATGCTTTGCCGTCATCTCAGTTGAAAAAGTTGCCTATTTCTCTTTTGGCATCCTCAGACTGTCTAGTAGTCACGTGGGTAACAAACCGGCCAAGCCACCTGCGATTTGTCTGTGATGAGCTCTACCCACACTGGGGTGTAGAGGTCATGGCTGAATGGTTGTGGGTTAAG GTCACCACATCAGGACAGTTTGTTTTTCCACTAGATTCAGAGCACAAAAAGCCATATGAAATCTTGGTTCTTGGACGATTCATCTCTACTGTAAATAGATCAGAAGG tAGTTCGAGTGAATCAATATCAATAGAGGATCATCGTTTAATAGTCAGTGTGCCATCAACTCTCCACTCCCAAAAGCCTCAGCTTTCAG agctACTGAAGCCCTACATCAGACCCAATGCCAAGTGTTTGGAGCTTTTTGCTCGAAATCTTCACCCGGGATGGACCAGCTGGGGAAATGAGGTGCTTAAATTCCAACATGCGAGCTATTTCACCATGACACCTGCAGACGACGATGTCAACTACCCCTAA